The following proteins come from a genomic window of Nostoc sp. TCL26-01:
- a CDS encoding Calx-beta domain-containing protein, translating into MAIFLLNDNFNSENNGVWKYNYTNLANWTITDGSLDLVGNGKDDYLPRNGLYLDLDGSTNNASRLESKTIFNFNTGDKVTLSFSLAGSQRGDTNSVAVSVGNLFSETFILSSSQPFTKFTRSFTITSAANGKLIFDHAGGDTYGLLLDNVELIRTASNSLEIANSQTEFSAIQGQNNWYYGYYNGPFNSSDFQLMTQFIDSSTWFVQEGTYWTNLRAISGHPNGKTTGGGRLPVEQWAVRRWVSEIDGTVDISGDLKSLSSSYGIVGRIFVDGVETWSQILDGGQGINYKVRVAVNKGSFVDFALDPRDSNDLYDTSEFTATIYSNTSPNNGTLVFSSPQFSVREDGTPIAAVTVTRTNGNDGAVSAKINLKDGTAKAPSDYNNTAITVNFADGETSKTVTIPIVNDIIDESNETITLTLSNPTGGATLGTVSNATVSIIDDDPQPIIKLSANQTIVEGLTNPQNAGYTISLSNPSSQTITVQYTTANGTATAGSDYTATTGTLTFNPGDTSKVINIPILNDSVNEVDETFTLKLTSPTNATLGTTNTVTTTITDTLSTAVTTTLPTNVENLTLTGTAAISGTGNAGNNILKGNSANNTLAGGDGNDTYAYVANTTLGTDTITETTTGGIDTINFTGSTVGVKVNLGVTTSQTVNSNLKLILSANNVIENATGGAGNDRLTGNSLNNILSGGSGNDQIQGLAGDDTLFGGAGDDILTGGAGRDRYLFQGGGVSTLGVDYISDFAVGQDLIVLSKASFTAVINGVGQALSDFAVVSDDEFVNASNARIVFSQGSGSVFYNQDSNVLGTGTVFEFARLGNPDITLSASDFSLIA; encoded by the coding sequence ATGGCTATTTTTTTACTGAACGATAACTTTAATTCTGAAAACAACGGTGTTTGGAAATATAACTATACTAATTTAGCTAATTGGACTATTACCGATGGTAGTCTTGATTTAGTTGGTAATGGCAAGGATGATTATTTACCGAGAAATGGTTTGTATTTAGATTTAGACGGTAGTACCAATAATGCTAGTCGCCTAGAATCTAAAACAATATTTAACTTTAATACAGGAGATAAAGTTACTCTCAGTTTTTCCCTAGCAGGTTCTCAACGAGGAGATACTAATTCTGTTGCTGTATCTGTTGGAAATCTGTTTAGTGAAACTTTTATCCTCAGCAGTTCTCAACCATTCACTAAGTTTACCCGTAGCTTTACAATTACTTCAGCAGCAAATGGAAAGTTGATTTTTGACCATGCTGGTGGAGATACTTACGGACTGCTGCTGGACAATGTAGAGTTAATTAGAACGGCCAGTAATAGCCTCGAAATAGCCAATTCTCAAACAGAATTTTCAGCTATTCAAGGACAAAATAACTGGTATTACGGTTACTATAACGGGCCATTTAATAGTTCTGATTTCCAATTGATGACCCAGTTTATCGATTCTTCTACTTGGTTCGTTCAAGAAGGAACTTATTGGACAAATCTAAGAGCAATAAGTGGTCATCCTAATGGAAAAACAACAGGTGGAGGTCGGCTACCTGTTGAGCAATGGGCAGTTCGACGTTGGGTAAGTGAAATTGACGGTACTGTTGATATTTCTGGAGATTTAAAATCTCTTAGCAGCAGCTATGGCATTGTTGGACGAATTTTCGTTGACGGGGTAGAAACTTGGTCACAAATTCTAGATGGAGGACAAGGCATTAATTATAAAGTTAGAGTTGCCGTAAATAAGGGGTCATTTGTTGATTTTGCTCTCGATCCTAGAGATAGTAATGATTTGTATGATACATCGGAATTTACAGCTACAATTTACAGTAACACTTCGCCAAATAACGGAACCTTAGTTTTTAGTTCTCCTCAATTTAGTGTCCGAGAAGATGGAACCCCTATCGCAGCTGTAACTGTCACTCGCACCAATGGTAATGATGGGGCTGTGAGTGCCAAAATCAACTTAAAAGATGGCACAGCTAAAGCACCAAGCGACTACAACAACACAGCAATTACTGTTAATTTTGCCGATGGGGAAACCAGCAAAACCGTTACCATTCCTATTGTCAATGACATCATAGATGAATCTAATGAAACCATCACACTTACTTTAAGTAATCCCACAGGTGGCGCAACCTTGGGTACAGTCTCTAATGCAACAGTTAGTATTATCGATGACGACCCTCAACCTATAATCAAACTCAGCGCTAATCAAACCATTGTCGAAGGTTTAACTAATCCTCAAAACGCTGGTTACACCATCAGTTTATCAAATCCCAGTAGCCAAACTATCACAGTCCAATACACTACGGCTAATGGTACGGCTACAGCAGGTTCAGACTACACCGCCACAACTGGAACTCTGACTTTCAACCCAGGAGATACGAGTAAGGTCATCAATATCCCCATTCTCAATGATTCAGTCAACGAAGTTGATGAAACCTTTACTCTGAAGCTGACTTCTCCTACCAATGCGACTCTGGGGACAACCAATACAGTCACGACAACTATCACCGATACTCTGAGTACTGCGGTTACTACTACGTTACCCACTAATGTGGAAAACCTCACTCTTACAGGCACAGCAGCCATCAGTGGGACAGGGAATGCAGGTAATAACATCCTCAAAGGTAATAGTGCTAATAACACTCTTGCTGGTGGTGATGGCAATGATACTTATGCCTACGTAGCTAATACCACCTTGGGAACTGACACAATTACAGAAACTACCACAGGCGGTATCGATACGATTAACTTTACTGGTAGCACTGTGGGTGTGAAGGTGAATTTGGGTGTGACGACATCGCAAACGGTGAATAGCAATCTCAAATTGATTCTCTCTGCCAATAATGTCATCGAAAACGCTACGGGTGGTGCAGGAAATGACCGTCTGACTGGTAATTCGTTGAATAATATCCTCAGTGGTGGTAGTGGTAATGACCAAATCCAAGGTTTAGCTGGAGATGATACTCTCTTTGGCGGTGCGGGTGATGATATTCTCACTGGCGGTGCTGGTAGGGATAGGTATCTGTTCCAAGGTGGTGGAGTCAGCACTTTAGGTGTTGATTACATTAGCGACTTTGCTGTAGGACAAGATTTGATTGTGTTGAGTAAGGCT
- a CDS encoding DUF4351 domain-containing protein, with product MREQLENLGEALLDFSSMVTEGLS from the coding sequence TTGCGTGAGCAATTAGAAAATCTGGGCGAAGCATTGCTGGATTTTAGCAGTATGGTTACTGAGGGCTTAAGCTAA
- a CDS encoding Rpn family recombination-promoting nuclease/putative transposase: MRRDSIFYKLFQQSPTLLFELLTNPPTNAYEYKFDSVAVKEPKFEIDGVFLPPETGNPGTVYFCEVQFYKDERLYERVFAESWLYFYRYRDRFSDWQIVIIYPSRSLEQSDLYPHRAFLSSEQVHRIYLNELGDIRALPMWVALMVLTTVNEQLAPQEARYLLERSAIEQTATTNRAIIELITTIMVYKFEHLSRAEVEKMLGITLQETRVYREIKEEAEQREKSLILRQLTRRVGELPQQVREQVETLSLEQLENLGEALLDFTSMANLHSWLEALKA, encoded by the coding sequence ATGCGTCGAGATTCCATATTTTACAAACTGTTTCAACAATCACCCACACTGCTATTTGAACTATTGACAAATCCACCGACAAATGCGTATGAATATAAATTTGATTCAGTAGCTGTCAAAGAACCAAAATTTGAGATTGATGGCGTGTTTCTCCCACCAGAAACCGGAAATCCGGGGACAGTGTATTTCTGTGAAGTGCAGTTTTACAAGGATGAAAGACTGTATGAGCGAGTATTTGCCGAATCTTGGTTATATTTCTATCGCTACCGGGATAGGTTTAGTGATTGGCAAATAGTCATTATTTACCCATCACGTAGTCTGGAACAAAGTGATCTTTATCCTCACCGAGCATTTCTTTCTAGCGAACAAGTGCATCGGATATATTTGAATGAGTTAGGAGATATTCGCGCCTTACCTATGTGGGTAGCTTTAATGGTGTTGACAACGGTAAATGAGCAACTAGCACCACAGGAAGCTAGATATTTACTAGAACGTTCTGCTATTGAACAGACTGCAACTACAAATCGCGCCATAATTGAATTAATTACTACAATCATGGTGTACAAGTTTGAACACCTTAGCCGCGCAGAGGTAGAAAAAATGTTAGGTATTACACTCCAAGAAACACGAGTTTACAGAGAAATTAAGGAAGAGGCAGAACAAAGAGAAAAATCGCTCATTCTTCGCCAACTAACTCGACGAGTAGGAGAATTACCGCAACAGGTGCGTGAGCAGGTGGAAACTCTATCTTTAGAGCAATTAGAAAATCTGGGCGAAGCATTGCTGGATTTTACCAGTATGGCTAATTTGCACTCATGGTTAGAAGCACTCAAGGCTTAA
- a CDS encoding CHASE2 domain-containing protein has product MISRFWRKINLENKTFYLGLIPGFSAILFIIILRLLGTLQFLEWSLFDKLMYLRPQEKLDERILIIGINEKDIKQIKSYPIPDRDIAKLLKLLKSYQPVVIGLDIIRDLPQEPGHKEIVEIFQTTKNLIGIEKAIGDTKGEFFHAPPNLPDKQIGFADALIDTDGKQRRSLLMALNNDKKWRFSFPLKLTECYLKTKNIFLENVENDEYGIKFNSTIIPRFQPNSGGYIRADANSSQILINVRDRQKPFHRVSLTEIQSGQVNPDWIRGKIVMIGMTSSSAKDYATSSAINSKNPALIHGVEIQAHVVSQLVSAVLDQRSMINVWADGWEYLWIITWGVLGLVLGRVIYNPWKLLFGMAIAIFCLVIICYGLIIIGWWIPLVPAFLTLVLNGIGLAAFYRYNEALNRIQDRQLIIDQTFDAIHSHPLQTLNIILREVQSDESLSPPEFVSKLQQLNQELRDVYDLVRQEAVIDVDSFYLQQEQRLDLSQPLDEILFEVYNEIVERDYTYFQNIKYKVLKFEPLDERHLTTEQKRSLCRFLEEALRNVRKYAHGTTRLEVICTQEEGKNVIRVADNGLKIEAMADLSPHSGMGTKLAKNLAKQLHGEFKRYPNSPKGMVCQLTWTAKKFSLWRF; this is encoded by the coding sequence ATGATTTCTCGATTTTGGAGAAAAATTAATTTAGAAAACAAAACTTTCTATTTAGGACTAATACCAGGATTTTCGGCAATTCTGTTTATAATAATATTGCGATTGTTGGGGACATTGCAATTTCTAGAATGGTCTTTGTTTGATAAGCTTATGTACCTGCGTCCCCAAGAAAAATTAGATGAAAGAATTTTGATTATAGGGATTAATGAGAAGGATATAAAGCAGATTAAATCATATCCAATTCCTGATAGAGATATTGCTAAACTATTAAAGCTATTAAAAAGTTATCAACCCGTTGTCATTGGACTAGATATTATCAGAGACTTACCACAAGAACCAGGACATAAGGAAATTGTGGAAATTTTTCAAACAACTAAAAACTTAATTGGTATTGAGAAAGCTATAGGTGATACCAAGGGTGAATTTTTTCATGCTCCACCTAATTTACCTGATAAGCAAATAGGATTTGCTGATGCTTTAATTGACACAGATGGCAAGCAAAGACGTAGCCTTTTAATGGCACTAAACAACGATAAAAAATGGCGATTTTCTTTTCCTTTGAAGTTGACAGAGTGTTATTTAAAAACAAAAAATATTTTTTTAGAAAATGTAGAAAATGACGAGTATGGAATCAAGTTTAATTCAACTATTATACCTCGATTTCAGCCCAACTCAGGTGGATATATTCGAGCCGATGCTAACAGTAGCCAAATATTAATTAATGTGCGCGATCGCCAAAAACCTTTTCACAGAGTTTCCCTCACAGAAATTCAAAGCGGCCAGGTCAATCCTGATTGGATTCGTGGCAAAATAGTCATGATTGGGATGACTAGTTCCAGCGCTAAAGATTATGCAACTTCATCAGCAATTAATAGCAAAAATCCAGCCCTAATTCATGGTGTGGAAATCCAAGCTCATGTAGTGAGTCAATTAGTTAGTGCAGTATTAGATCAGCGCTCAATGATTAATGTTTGGGCTGATGGCTGGGAATATTTATGGATTATTACTTGGGGGGTTTTAGGATTAGTTTTAGGGCGTGTCATTTACAATCCCTGGAAGCTGCTGTTTGGGATGGCGATCGCTATTTTTTGTCTAGTGATAATCTGTTATGGATTAATTATTATTGGTTGGTGGATTCCCCTTGTCCCAGCATTTTTAACTTTAGTCTTGAATGGTATAGGTTTAGCAGCTTTTTATCGATACAATGAAGCCTTAAATCGCATTCAAGACCGACAGCTAATTATCGACCAAACCTTCGATGCTATCCATAGTCATCCCTTGCAAACATTAAACATCATTTTGCGAGAAGTGCAAAGCGATGAAAGCTTATCACCTCCAGAATTTGTATCTAAACTTCAGCAACTCAATCAAGAATTACGCGATGTTTATGATTTAGTCAGACAAGAGGCTGTAATTGACGTAGATAGTTTTTATTTACAACAAGAGCAAAGACTAGATTTATCTCAACCTTTGGATGAAATTCTCTTTGAAGTCTACAACGAGATTGTAGAACGAGATTATACATACTTTCAAAATATCAAATATAAAGTACTCAAATTTGAACCACTTGATGAACGCCATTTAACTACAGAACAAAAACGAAGTCTCTGCCGTTTTTTAGAAGAAGCATTGCGTAATGTCAGAAAATATGCTCATGGAACTACTCGTCTTGAGGTAATTTGTACTCAAGAAGAGGGGAAAAATGTCATTCGAGTCGCAGATAACGGTTTAAAGATTGAGGCGATGGCAGATTTATCTCCACATTCAGGGATGGGAACCAAGCTAGCTAAAAATTTAGCCAAACAGTTACATGGTGAATTTAAGCGCTATCCTAATTCACCAAAAGGCATGGTTTGTCAACTCACCTGGACTGCAAAAAAATTCTCGTTGTGGCGATTTTAG
- a CDS encoding response regulator transcription factor, with amino-acid sequence MYQCVEKPNKQKILVIDDHESVLYATVNVLKQHYPEADIFQAQTIKSALNQAESIKFDLIIFDLSMPANVGETAQTENGIQLIKTLMRQYPTLNIVIQTATPRALIRLKAAISNHEGGFTVADKGLPMNEMLTKVDWALRGVNYTPKEMRSGLELKPEWIKVIQMAFKEGLHDIPIGQRLNVAERTVRHYWTKIYDVLGVYPDKSKNLRIQAEIRAREEGLID; translated from the coding sequence ATGTATCAATGTGTAGAAAAGCCAAACAAACAGAAAATTTTGGTGATTGATGATCACGAATCAGTTTTATATGCAACTGTCAATGTATTAAAGCAGCATTATCCAGAAGCTGATATTTTCCAAGCACAAACCATTAAATCAGCACTCAATCAAGCTGAAAGTATCAAGTTTGATTTAATTATATTTGATTTATCTATGCCAGCAAACGTTGGGGAAACTGCTCAAACTGAGAATGGTATTCAGTTAATTAAGACCTTGATGCGTCAATATCCAACTCTCAATATTGTGATTCAAACCGCAACTCCTCGTGCTTTAATCCGACTCAAAGCAGCAATTAGTAATCATGAAGGAGGTTTTACAGTTGCAGATAAAGGCTTGCCAATGAATGAGATGTTAACTAAAGTTGATTGGGCGCTGAGAGGTGTTAATTATACTCCTAAAGAAATGCGTTCTGGCTTGGAATTAAAACCAGAATGGATCAAAGTTATACAAATGGCATTTAAAGAAGGATTACATGATATTCCTATTGGACAGCGACTGAATGTTGCTGAACGAACAGTTCGCCACTATTGGACTAAAATTTACGATGTGTTAGGAGTTTACCCAGATAAGAGCAAGAATCTCCGCATTCAAGCTGAAATTCGCGCAAGAGAAGAAGGGTTAATTGATTAG
- a CDS encoding VOC family protein, producing the protein MNFTRFEHLNVACQDIDATQQFYQTLFPDWYVRAQGKSDNGDRWIHFGNHQFYISLNDYAGQKRLQQPYEGIGINHVGFVIADGEAMKQWLEKQGIEYYTMTAPETKHRIYVNDPDGNEIELVEYQPDYALK; encoded by the coding sequence ATGAACTTTACTCGCTTTGAACATCTCAACGTTGCTTGTCAAGATATTGATGCAACTCAGCAGTTTTACCAAACTCTATTTCCTGATTGGTATGTACGCGCTCAAGGAAAATCAGATAATGGCGATCGCTGGATACATTTTGGCAATCATCAATTCTATATATCCTTGAATGATTATGCTGGGCAAAAGCGCTTACAGCAACCCTACGAAGGGATTGGGATTAATCACGTCGGCTTTGTGATTGCAGATGGGGAAGCGATGAAACAATGGCTGGAGAAACAAGGGATTGAATATTACACGATGACAGCACCAGAAACCAAGCACAGAATTTATGTCAATGATCCTGATGGGAATGAAATTGAGTTAGTTGAGTATCAGCCTGATTATGCACTCAAATGA
- a CDS encoding XisI protein — protein MDTLTQYRYIVQETIKKYYDLANSQPANTKQTKISDGIPSSVTDGVLPNVSDRLILDDQRDQYLWLRCGWDSKRRVQHIILYLQIQNGKIWVEEDNTNLEIVDALLAAGIPKTDIILGFHHPSKRALTEFAIT, from the coding sequence ATGGATACTTTAACCCAATATCGTTATATAGTTCAAGAAACTATTAAAAAATACTATGACTTGGCTAATTCTCAACCCGCCAACACGAAACAAACTAAAATTAGCGATGGTATTCCATCCAGTGTAACTGATGGCGTTTTACCTAACGTAAGCGATCGCCTAATTTTAGACGATCAACGCGATCAATACCTGTGGTTGCGTTGCGGCTGGGATAGTAAAAGACGAGTGCAGCACATTATCTTATACCTCCAGATTCAAAACGGTAAAATCTGGGTGGAAGAAGACAACACCAACTTAGAGATTGTTGATGCTCTGTTAGCAGCAGGTATCCCCAAAACTGATATTATTTTGGGTTTCCATCACCCTAGTAAAAGGGCCTTAACTGAGTTCGCCATTACATAG
- a CDS encoding XisH family protein, which translates to MPAKDLYHDAVKNALIKDGWLIIADPYIIKYEDAELYADLAAEKPIAAQRQGQKIVVEIKSFVGKSQMYDFHNALGQYIVYRNLIQVSEPEYNLYLAIDDIVYLNFFQRPSVQLITRQNNLQLVIVDIQQEQIVQWIL; encoded by the coding sequence ATGCCTGCCAAAGACCTTTATCACGATGCTGTAAAAAATGCTTTGATTAAAGATGGATGGCTAATAATTGCTGATCCTTACATAATTAAATATGAAGATGCTGAACTGTATGCTGACTTAGCCGCAGAAAAACCAATCGCAGCACAACGCCAGGGGCAGAAAATTGTTGTAGAAATCAAAAGCTTTGTGGGTAAATCTCAAATGTATGATTTTCACAATGCCCTTGGACAGTACATCGTCTATCGCAACCTCATCCAAGTCAGCGAACCTGAATATAATTTGTACCTAGCAATTGACGACATTGTTTATTTAAACTTTTTTCAACGTCCATCAGTTCAACTCATTACCCGCCAAAATAATCTGCAATTAGTTATCGTAGATATCCAACAGGAGCAAATCGTGCAATGGATACTTTAA